One stretch of Zingiber officinale cultivar Zhangliang chromosome 6B, Zo_v1.1, whole genome shotgun sequence DNA includes these proteins:
- the LOC121990759 gene encoding uncharacterized protein LOC121990759, which yields MSTSWSEIPTDLLYLILSKLSIHDLFCSAAVCSHWSAVVDKVRRSPGDQLPQIPWLVPEEQFLIDGKSNNRNNYNFFSLAEGRVYDIPSPSRILKDLLNPITRAHINLPNFPTVDDQNLEAVKAVLSSDPSKGGDYFVAFVFFCPSTQKEFLFFVNAEDEKWKMIAGGDYYYDDIAFHGRHKSKLYVVVGDDEHDEVMVVAYDLITPDSTLTSTPVVALSDIISYFDIVWYFLCTSSDDDLLLTRIMTKKSKKNIYELEVWKIDTEKCVISTMNNLGEYTLFLSAASSLCIDTSSLPDLKSNSIYISIDLYSIGISENWIYSMEDERFTSLSLPALSYRKRRRRRRRPVLVWFAPSIALNADPIL from the exons atGTCTACTTCTTGGTCGGAGATTCCTACAGATCTCTTATACTTAATCTTATCCAAGCTCTCGATCCACGACCTCTTTTGCTCCGCCGCCGTATGCTCACATTGGTCTGCCGTGGTTGATAAGGTCCGCCGCAGCCCCGGTGATCAACTTCCTCAAATCCCATGGCTTGTGCCGGAAGAGCAATTCCTCATAGATGGAAAATCTAACAATCGAAACAACTACAACTTCTTCAGCTTAGCTGAGGGCCGCGTGTATGATATCCCGAGCCCTTCTCGCATCCTCAAGGAT CTCCTGAACCCTATCACCCGCGCGCATATCAACCTTCCTAATTTCCCCACCGTGGACGACCAGAATTTGGAGGCCGTCAAGGCGGTGTTGTCCTCAGATCCCTCCAAAGGCGGAGATTACTTCGTCGCCTTTGTGTTCTTCTGCCCTTCTACGCAGAAAGAGTTTTTGTTCTTTGTTAATGCAGAGGATGAGAAGTGGAAGATGATAGCTGGAGGTGATTATTACTATGATGACATAGCCTTTCACGGTCGTCACAAGAGCAAGCTCTATGTGGTGGTAGGAGATGATGAACACGACGAAGTGATGGTAGTGGCGTATGATCTCATCACGCCGGATTCGACTCTGACATCGACGCCGGTGGTAGCTCTGTCGGACATCATTTCGTATTTTGATATCGTCTGGTATTTTCTCTGCACGTCTTCGGATGATGATCTACTGCTCACACGGATCATGacgaaaaaatcaaaaaaaaatatttacgaATTGGAGGTTTGGAAGATCGATACAGAGAAATGCGTTATCAGCACAATGAATAATTTGGGGGAGTATACTCTGTTCTTGAGCGCGGCTTCTTCTCTTTGCATTGATACGTCTTCGTTGCCGGATTTGAAGTCGAACTCCATTTATATCTCTATTGACTTGTATAGTATTGGCATTAGTGAGAACTGGATTTACAGCATGGAGGACGAAAGGTTCACCTCATTGAGTTTGCCGGCATTATCATATCGAAAGCgacgacggcggcggcggcggccagtACTAGTTTGGTTTGCACCCAGTATTGCATTGAATGCGGATCCAATATTGTAA